The Rhinoraja longicauda isolate Sanriku21f chromosome 25, sRhiLon1.1, whole genome shotgun sequence genome has a window encoding:
- the LOC144606071 gene encoding uncharacterized protein LOC144606071, with product MRVSCLMSRCCTSGPPSHQLFLAETDPATLLEAASGYWCQKAEAAHSLAQPIVPLCPCMAMSMAVKLAQTPPLMMTSQPAFPHRLFETALWSSGQFESAATLEHLHPSQDLLRQGSLGLCNRGHLSPDDASPFHSFSNLFLTNRPQSDIRELLREEMVNGGYLHTMCPDAGNASQILLDRSTKGDSSWPRLLPSGASHYLAPFPDGRILAPGGFGGPEEGEAGTEGMPHCVDGEGAGSYRGGLNQPSQAILGECSEDCSPQSNVDGVKIDCRRLTYVKVETEVWCHPQHSQVQQGTKLDIAAQALIQLSQIPIGCLSTEDSTASTDCQRTWES from the exons ATGCGAGTGTCTTGTTTGATGAGCAGATGCTGCACCTCGGGACCTCCCTCCCACCAGCTCTTCCTCGCTGAGACAGACCCTGCCACCTTGCTGGAAGCAGCCTCGGGTTACTGGTGCCAGAAGGCGGAAGCAGCCCACAGCCTCGCCCAGCCGATCGTGCCCCTCTGCCCCTGCATGGCGATGTCGATGGCCGTGAAACTTGCACAGACCCCGCCGTTGATGATGACCTCCCAGCCGGCCTTTCCCCACAGACTCTTCGAGACGGCTCTCTGGTCCAGCGGGCAGTTTGAGAGTGCAGCAACCCTCGAGCATCTCCACCCAAGCCAAGATCTCCTCCGTCAAGGCAGCTTGGGTCTGTGCAACAGGGGCCATTTGTCACCAGATGACGCCAGCCCCTTCCACTCGTTCAGTAACCTTTTCCTCACTAACAGACCGCAGTCGGACATCAGGGAACTCCTGAGGGAGGAAATGGTTAATGGCGGATATCTGCACACGATGTGCCCGGATGCTGGCAATGCCAGCCAGATACTGCTGGACAGGAGCACTAAGGGGGATTCCAGCTGGCCAAGGCTCTTGCCCAGTGGTGCCAGCCATTACCTAG CTCCTTTTCCCGATGGAAGAATCCTTGCACCTGGAGGGTTTGGTGGTCCTGAAGAGGGTGAGGCAGGGACTGAAGGAATGCCGCACTGTGTAGATGGAGAAGGAGCCGGGAGCTACAGAGGAG GTTTAAATCAGCCATCACAAGCAATCCTTGGCGAATGCTCTGAAGACTGCAGTCCACAAAGCAACGTCGATGGTGTGAAGATAGATTGCAGGAG GCTGACGTACGTAAAGGTTGAGACGGAGGTGTGGTGCCATCCACAACACAGCCAG GTTCAGCAGGGCACTAAATTGGACATAGCAGCACAGGCCCTGATCCAGCTCTCCCAGATACCCATCGGCTGCCTTTCAACAGAAGACAGCACTGCTTCCACAGACTGCCAGAGAACATGGGAGTCATAA